The genomic segment TGAAAAAAATCGGACTGATTGTCCTTGCGGATCCGCAGGCGGATATTCTGCGGATTTTCCGCCTCGATAACCTCGATATTGCCGCCGTCGAAATTACTGCTGATCTTCATTTCTGTGCCCCTCAAAAAAAAGAATGCCAGTTTACTCTATCCGGTTTCATTTATACGGATCAAGCAGGCCGGCTGTAAACTGCTGAAATGCGTGTTTTTGAGTGGACTCTTTTGTCATTACCATTGGCCCCTGTGCGTGAGAGCGGTTGTTTTCAAGAACTGCCATGAGAACAGATGCGGAAAATTCTGTATAAAATTTTCGCATAGGACAGCAGATCGGAATAATCTGCTGTTTTGCGCTGTCGGTGGGTTAAGGCAGATGACAGATAATATCTTTTCTGCCAAACTGTGCGCTTTCAATCGCCGAGATTAAGAAAAATTAGGGATGAGAATGTCAGATATGGCAGTTTATGTGAACGACAATAGCAAGGAGATCAGGACATGACCGATATAGCTGATGATCTGCATACCGGGTCGCAGAAACGTGAGCTTATGGGCCATCCGATTGGTCTCGCCGTGTGTTTCCTCACTGAAATGTGGGAACGGTTTTCCTATTACGGCATGCGTACTATTCTGGTGCTGTATATGGTGAAATACCATATGTTCAGCACTGAAAAAGCCAGCATGATTTACGGGGCCTATTCCGGTCTTGTCTATATGATGCCCATTATTGGCGGATTTTTGGCGGACCGTTATCTAGGCAGCCGCAAAGCGGTTGTATATGGTGCTTTCCTGCTGGTAGCGGGGCATGGCATGATGGCATTTCACGGCCCGAAAGCCTATCTGGACGGTGATGTGGTCGTCCGCAGCGAGTTTTACCTCAATATCTTTTTTCTTTCCCTGGCGCTGATCATTACCGGGGTCGGATTCCTGAAAGCGAATATTTCCACCATTGTGGGGGCGTTGTACGGGCCGAACGATCCCCGTCGGGATGGCGGTTTCTCCATTTTCTATATGGGCATTAATCTGGGGTCCGTGCTGGCGACCGTTATTGTCGGGTATGTGGGCGAAACCTATGGCTGGAACTGGGGTTTCGGAATTGCCGGCATTGGGATGCTGTTCGGGCTTCTGGTGTTCCTGGGGGGGCAGGCGTTGCTGGAAGGCCGGGCCGAGCCAACCCGGCCCGAAGTACTGAAGGAAAAGAGCCCCATTGGCCTGACCAAGGAAAACACCATTTATCTGGGCGGTCTGGGTCTTGTGATCATCAACTGGATCTTCATGCAGTATCAGAGCCTGGTGGGACAGATTCTCGGCGTGTCGGGGGTAGCGATGATTTCGATCATCCTCTTTTATGCCTTTACCAAATGTCTCAAGGAAGAGCGGGACCGGTTGCTGGTTGCTTGTTTCCTGATCGCGGTTCAGGCGGTGTTCTGGGCCCTGTTCGAACAGCAGGCTGCAAGCCTGACTCTGCTGGCGGATCAGCAGTTCGATCTGAATGTGTTCGGATTCAGTCTGCTGGCGTCACAGGTGCAGTTCCTCAATCCGGCTCTGATTGTTATATTGGCGCCGATGATGGCGTGGCTGTGGGTGGCGTTGTCTGAAAAGGGCTGGGAGCCCTCAACGCCCGGTAAATTCGGTCTCGCCATGTTGCTGATTGGTCTGGGATATGTGGTGTTTGCCTGGGGCATGGGTCTTGATGACAGCACCGCAAAGAACTTCATGTGGCTGGTGTTCATTTATCTGTCGCTGACAGTGGCCGAGCTATGCCTGAGCCCGGTAGGGCTGTCCATGGTGACCAAACTCAGCGTGCCGCAGATTGTCGGCATGATGATGGGCACATGGTTCCTGTTTTCGGCCATGGGCAATTATGTGGCCGGCTGGATCAGTTCGCTCACCGGCAGTGGCGGCCACGGCGCCGACGCCGGCAAGTTGGACGTGATGGCCACGATGGAGGTCTATACCAATATCGGTCTGATCAGTATCGGCGTGGGTGTGTTTATCCTGCTTTTGACCCCGCTTCTGAGAAAGGCCATGCACGGGGTGCATTAAACTTTCGAAGAGGGGGATCTGACAAAATGCTGCGCCTATGTTGCGCAGCATTTTTTATGGCCCGTCCATTTCTTCCCGCAGAAGCTCCAGTTCAAGCCATTCTTCTTCGATTGCGGCAAGGTTGTTCTGGCATTTTTCCAGTTCTTTGGTGAGCAAGGCAAAACCATCCGGATCCCTGGCATAGAACCCCGGATCTGCCAGCGTGGTTTCGATTTTGGCAATCCGCTTTTCCAGCGTCGCCATTTCCTCCGGAAGCTGTTGCAGGCGGAGCTGATGTTTGTAACTGAGTTTTTTGCTGCTGCGGGCCGTCGGTTTTTGAGGGGGGGTCTTGCCGCTAGGGGAACCGGGCCTCATCCGGTCGGCCGGTGATGCCTGGGGGGCTGGATCGGGGGATTTGCGTTGTCGCAAATAATCGCTGTAGCCGCCGGCATATTCGGTTACCTGACCATTGCCTTCCATGACTATAGTCGAGGTGACGGTGCGATCAAGAAAATCCCGGTCATGGCTGACCAGAAGCACAGTGCCGTCATAGTCGCTGAGGACCTCCTGCAAGAGGTCCAGCGTATCCATATCCAGATCGTTGGTCGGCTCGTCCAGGATCAGCAGGTTGGTGGGGTGGGCCAAGGTCTTGGCAAGCAAAAGCCGATTGCGTTCCCCGCCGGACAGCGCCCCTACCGGGGTGTGGGCCTGAGATGCATCAAACAGGAAATCTTTCATATAGGAAATGATGTGTTTGGACGCGCCGCGAACCATAATGTGATCGCCGCCGTCGCTTAAGGTTTCCCAGACCGTGTCGGTGTCCTTCAACAGGCTGCGGCGCTGGTCCAGATAGGTGGCCTCCAGATGGGTGCCCAGTTTGACGGTGCCGCTGTCGGGGGCCAGTTCCCCGGTCAGAATTTTCAACAGGGTGGATTTTCCCGCCCCGTTGGGACCAATGATCCCGATGCGGTCGCCGCGCAGGATGCGGAGGGAAAAATCCTTGAGAATGACTTTGTCGCCAAAGGCCTTGCTGACCTTGCGGGCTTCGATCACCTTGCGGCCGCTGACCTTGCCGCTGTAGGCTTCCAGTTTGACCTGGCCTACCTCACGGATTTGCCGGGCGCGCTGTTCTCGCAGGGCGTTGAGCGCGCGCATACGGCCCATATTGCGTTTGCGCCGGGCGGTGATGCCCTTGTGTGACCATTCGGTTTCTTTTTCAATCAGTTTGTCGAGTTTTTCCCGTTCTCCCCGCTCTTGGTCAAGGATGGTTTCCGCCCAGTCTTCAAAATGCGCAAATCCCTTGTCAAGACGGCGCACCCGGCCCCGGTCCAGCCAGAAAGTAGTGGTGGTAAGATGTGACAGGAAAGCGCGGTCATGGCTGATGATCACCAGTGCCCCGCGATACTCCTTCACCCTGGTTTCTAGCCATTCGATGGTGGCAATATCCAGATGGTTGGTGGGTTCGTCCAGCAGCAGGATGTCCGCTTCGCTTACCAGGATGCGGGCAATGGCCGCGCGCCGTCGTTCCCCGCCGGAAAGGTTTCTGGTGGCGAGAGTGGGATCAAGACCGATTTCGGCCAGAATAATATCGGCTTGATACAGATCGTCCCGCGAAGCTTCCGGCAGACCTGCGGCCACATAATCCCGAACTGTTTCATGGGAGGACAGATCCGGGTCCTGATCCAGATAGGCGATATGGGTGCCGGGCTGGACAAAACGTTCGCCGCTGTCGGCGTCCACCGTGCCGTGAATAACTTTCATCAGGGTGGATTTGCCGGAGCCGTTCCGGCCCACCAGACAGATCCGGTCCCGTTCACCGATGGCAAGGCTGACCCCGTCAAACAGCGGATGGGGGCCGTATCGAAGGGCAATATCCTGTAAGATCAGCAGCGGCGGGCTCATACTCTCTCCTGTTCAATTCTGCCTTCGTGATGCCCGAATTCAGTAATTTTCGCAAGCCATAACATGATCTCCCGAAATTGTGATCGGCTGTTAATGGCACAGGTCGGCGGGGCAAATTATGGTATGCTTAGAAAGGGAATACTAGAATGAATTGTGCATAGATTGACCCATTTGCAATTCACTCTAAAGGAAAGACATGCTGATCAAGATCGTGAAAAGCTCTGACCTATTGGAAAACGAGGTGACCCCCCGGGATATTTACCTCACCCGCCGCAATTTCCTGCGCGATGTGGGCCGGATTGGTCTGATGGGCGGAAGCCTGGCGGGCGGGGCGGCGGCCGGTCTGATGCCGGCAGCGGGACGGGCCGAAGGGCGAGGGAAGAAGCTGTCTGGGGTGACGAAGAATCCGCTCTATGATCCTGGGGAGGCGTTGACCGCCTATAAGGCGGTGACCGGCTATAATAATTTCTACGAATTGGGCACCGGCAAGGAAGACCCGCGGAAGAATGCCCCTTATCTCAAACCCCGGCCTTGGGCCGTGCGCATTGATGGGCTGGTGAACAAGGCGGGAGATTATGATGTGGATGATTTGATCGGCCGTTTCCCGCTGGAGGAGCGCATCTATCGCCTGCGCTGTGTGGAAGCCTGGTCCATGGTGATTCCGTGGGTGGGGTTTCCGCTGGCGGATCTGATCCGCTGGCTAGAGCCGCAATCGGGGGCGAAATATGTGCGGTTTGAAACGCTTTATGATCCTGACCAGATGCCGGGGCAGAACCGTCGGGTTATCCCCTGGCCTTATGTGGAAGGGTTGCGTCTGGATGAGGCGCTCAATCCGCTCAGCCTGATGGCGGTGGGGCTTTATGGGGAAGTTCTGCCGGGCCAGAACGGGGCGCCGCTGCGGTTGGTGGTGCCCTGGAAATACGGGTTTAAAAGCATTAAATCCATTGTCCGCCTCAGTTTCACCGACCGGCAGCCGCAAAACAGCTGGCAGCGTCTTGCGCCCCGGGAATACGGCTTTTACGCCAATGTGAACCCGGCGGTGGATCATCCGCGCTGGTCGCAGGCCCGGGAACGGCGCATTGGCGAATTTTTTCGTCGGGACACGCTGCCCTTTAACGGGTATGGCGAAGAGGTGGCGCATCTGTATCGGGATATGGATCCCAGGACACTTTATTGATCATGAAAGCCTATGGGACATATCTGCAACTGGGCCTGCATGTGCTGGCGCTGCTGCCGTTGCTCTGGCTTCTTTGGCAGGTGGGGCTGCTGCTGAATGTCCAGGCTCATGCGCTGACCGCCAATCCCTTTCAATATGTCAATCAATATACCGGGGACTGGGCGATCCGGTTTTTGCTGCTAAGCCTTGCGATCACGCCGCTGCGCCGGGCCTTGAAACAGAACTGGTTGATCCGGTGGCGGCGGCCGCTGGGGCTGTATGCGTTTGTTTACGCCCTGCTGCATCTGACAAATTACCTTGTACTGGATCATTTTTTCGACTGGGCGGTGATCTGGAAGGATCTGGTGAAACGACCGGCCATGATGCTGGGGATGGTGGCTTTTGTGCTGCTTCTGCCGCTGGCGGCGACCTCCACAAAAACCATGATCCGCCGGCTCGGGCGCCTCTGGTCCCGGCTGCACCGGCTGGTATACCTGATCGCTGCCCTGGCGGTGGGGCATCATCTGATGATGGTCAAGGCGGACCTGCGGGAGCCGCTGATCCACCTGGCGATATTAAGTTTTCTGCTGGTGTTGCGTTTTTACAGGATCATATCAACAGGCCCCAAAAGAACCCTCCCCGACTACCTATCAGCTAAAAATAATGAATTAGGTTTATAAACGCCATAGAGGGCGAAACAAGCCATGCCCAGTCCGAATAGAAACTCACGTACTTCCGTAATATTATTCAGGGGTGTAACCCCTGTGGCGGGATTCCAGACCAGATAATATTTTCCATAAATATAGCTGCCCAAGAACAGCAGGCTAAATTGCAGAGGGCAAACCGGGAATGCAAATTTCTGAAACAGGGCTTTGCCTCGTGCGGATAATGCCAGTAGTGGAAAAACAATGCCGGTCAAAAGTATCATGAGGGACAAATAGCGGTATTTACCGCCGAAGGCGGCGTTGACGAGAGCAATATTATGAAGATTAAATTCCTGCTGTTCATTTATTTTGCTTAACGATTCAGGAGTATTGAAATCAAAAATCCGCTGCCCCCAGCTGATTTCCTCCCCAAAGAAAACAAACATCAGCACTGCCCAGCTTAAAATCATAAAATATGACCATCGGGAACCTGACTGCTTCAGATACGTTGATTTCCAGGCGACAATAAAGAAGCCCGCGCTCGAAATGAGAAAAAACACAGCAGAGATATTCTCTATAACGCCATCCTCCGTTCCATATAGGCTTAGTGTTTCTGGTGAAAGTTCGGTCCATAAAATGAACAATGTGATGATCAGTAAACTGAAAACAGTACCTTTGAGAACAGAGTTTCCCTTCCCCATTATTTGGCCCCACCTTTTAGTTGCAAAAATATGACAATCACATTAACATCGTATTAAAAAATATTCTATAATAGATTAAGGGTAGTAGAGAATTTTGCCGAGGGGTGTGTATCAGCCTAAGAAGCTAAATAGTAAAGTTAAATAAAGAATAGCATGGTTCTTTAGGGGATTTAGCGGTATGTCACTCTCTCTTAAGTGATTTATCTGTTAAAATCCTGCCCTTAGTATTGGGTGTAAGGTTGGGGGAATGCGTTATCTGAAAATACTAGTTCTTTATATAGCAAAATATAGGGTAAGCGGATTAAATGGTTGATCTTACCTTTGCATGAGAGTGAGACAGACCGGCATCTCATCGGATTATCTGGTTGATGCTTCACCTACTGCTGGTGCATGTTTCCTTCGCTAATTCCAGCAAGAACCCCACACGCCTCAACTTCCCGGTCATCGTTGCAACTCGCTCTCAGTGAAACGAGTTGTTTCTCAAGCGCTTGCAGAGCGGTTATCTGCGACCGCACATGAGAGATGTGATCATCGAGCAAGGTGTTGACGGCGGTACAAGGCTGATGAGGGTCGTCCTGATAGCTCTGTAGTTCGTGAATCTCAGCCAGTGACAGGCCCAGGATTCTGCAGCGACGGATGAAGGCCAGCCCCTCACCATGCTTCTCGGTATAGACACGGTAACCGTTGTCCTGCCGATCAGGCGGCGGCAACAAGCCCTGCTGTTCATAGAAGCGGATCGTCTGTGTTTCGACCCCTACCAACTGCGCCAACTGACCAATGCGCATCAGCCTCCTCCCCAACGGATTCTTTACTCTATTGACCTTATAGTAGCTTTATAGTTTTAAATGGTACCACAACATTGTTCAAGTGGAGTCGTATCATGAGCAAATCCTGTGGTGGCGCCTGTGGCGGTGATGCAACGTCCGCAGCGGATACCGATATACAGGCCTCCTCCGAGGCGCCAGGGAGATGGGTCAGTGTTTATGCCGTGCCGAAGATGGACTGTCCATCAGAAGAACGAATGATTCGCCTAGCCCTGAACGGCTTTGAGGAGATTCGGGCGCTGTCCTTCGACTTGTCGAACCGCCGGCTGAAGGTCGTGCATGACGGCGAGGTCGAGCCCGTCACCTCGAAACTGAAGACCTTGGGGCTAGGCGCCTCGCTTCAGGAAACCGTCGCTGCAAATCCGGAGACCATCAAGGCCGCCGAGTTTTCGGCAGCTTCTGCTAAGCAAGAATCCGG from the Luteithermobacter gelatinilyticus genome contains:
- a CDS encoding peptide MFS transporter, giving the protein MTDIADDLHTGSQKRELMGHPIGLAVCFLTEMWERFSYYGMRTILVLYMVKYHMFSTEKASMIYGAYSGLVYMMPIIGGFLADRYLGSRKAVVYGAFLLVAGHGMMAFHGPKAYLDGDVVVRSEFYLNIFFLSLALIITGVGFLKANISTIVGALYGPNDPRRDGGFSIFYMGINLGSVLATVIVGYVGETYGWNWGFGIAGIGMLFGLLVFLGGQALLEGRAEPTRPEVLKEKSPIGLTKENTIYLGGLGLVIINWIFMQYQSLVGQILGVSGVAMISIILFYAFTKCLKEERDRLLVACFLIAVQAVFWALFEQQAASLTLLADQQFDLNVFGFSLLASQVQFLNPALIVILAPMMAWLWVALSEKGWEPSTPGKFGLAMLLIGLGYVVFAWGMGLDDSTAKNFMWLVFIYLSLTVAELCLSPVGLSMVTKLSVPQIVGMMMGTWFLFSAMGNYVAGWISSLTGSGGHGADAGKLDVMATMEVYTNIGLISIGVGVFILLLTPLLRKAMHGVH
- a CDS encoding ABC-F family ATP-binding cassette domain-containing protein — protein: MSPPLLILQDIALRYGPHPLFDGVSLAIGERDRICLVGRNGSGKSTLMKVIHGTVDADSGERFVQPGTHIAYLDQDPDLSSHETVRDYVAAGLPEASRDDLYQADIILAEIGLDPTLATRNLSGGERRRAAIARILVSEADILLLDEPTNHLDIATIEWLETRVKEYRGALVIISHDRAFLSHLTTTTFWLDRGRVRRLDKGFAHFEDWAETILDQERGEREKLDKLIEKETEWSHKGITARRKRNMGRMRALNALREQRARQIREVGQVKLEAYSGKVSGRKVIEARKVSKAFGDKVILKDFSLRILRGDRIGIIGPNGAGKSTLLKILTGELAPDSGTVKLGTHLEATYLDQRRSLLKDTDTVWETLSDGGDHIMVRGASKHIISYMKDFLFDASQAHTPVGALSGGERNRLLLAKTLAHPTNLLILDEPTNDLDMDTLDLLQEVLSDYDGTVLLVSHDRDFLDRTVTSTIVMEGNGQVTEYAGGYSDYLRQRKSPDPAPQASPADRMRPGSPSGKTPPQKPTARSSKKLSYKHQLRLQQLPEEMATLEKRIAKIETTLADPGFYARDPDGFALLTKELEKCQNNLAAIEEEWLELELLREEMDGP
- the msrP gene encoding protein-methionine-sulfoxide reductase catalytic subunit MsrP, with the translated sequence MLIKIVKSSDLLENEVTPRDIYLTRRNFLRDVGRIGLMGGSLAGGAAAGLMPAAGRAEGRGKKLSGVTKNPLYDPGEALTAYKAVTGYNNFYELGTGKEDPRKNAPYLKPRPWAVRIDGLVNKAGDYDVDDLIGRFPLEERIYRLRCVEAWSMVIPWVGFPLADLIRWLEPQSGAKYVRFETLYDPDQMPGQNRRVIPWPYVEGLRLDEALNPLSLMAVGLYGEVLPGQNGAPLRLVVPWKYGFKSIKSIVRLSFTDRQPQNSWQRLAPREYGFYANVNPAVDHPRWSQARERRIGEFFRRDTLPFNGYGEEVAHLYRDMDPRTLY
- a CDS encoding sulfite oxidase heme-binding subunit YedZ, which encodes MKAYGTYLQLGLHVLALLPLLWLLWQVGLLLNVQAHALTANPFQYVNQYTGDWAIRFLLLSLAITPLRRALKQNWLIRWRRPLGLYAFVYALLHLTNYLVLDHFFDWAVIWKDLVKRPAMMLGMVAFVLLLPLAATSTKTMIRRLGRLWSRLHRLVYLIAALAVGHHLMMVKADLREPLIHLAILSFLLVLRFYRIISTGPKRTLPDYLSAKNNELGL
- the cadR gene encoding Cd(II)/Pb(II)-responsive transcriptional regulator, whose protein sequence is MRIGQLAQLVGVETQTIRFYEQQGLLPPPDRQDNGYRVYTEKHGEGLAFIRRCRILGLSLAEIHELQSYQDDPHQPCTAVNTLLDDHISHVRSQITALQALEKQLVSLRASCNDDREVEACGVLAGISEGNMHQQ